The Leucobacter rhizosphaerae genome includes a region encoding these proteins:
- a CDS encoding ABC transporter permease has translation MTSIPAPGDSTQHIATITRASGHRFAWLRSDWAAFAIRRLGGLVLSLSLLVIVTFLIVPLIPGDPAVAMLGTNATPEAVAALRMRLGLDDPLWLQFVHFLGNIVQGEFGSSFRYGVPVSDIIATKLPYTALLALGSIVIVIVVAIPLGMLVGVLTRGGRRSALGTAFGATAGFLASFPAYVAGTVLVIVFAIGLKVLPAGGVDAAGFWVLPMLALALGPTFAVARVVRQETYSVLQQDFMRTAKGHRLRAIRLYLVHALPNLMASTLTLTGLILAGLIGGTIIIETVFSYPGLGLEVVQSIIYKDYPTIQGIILVIGLLAILVNLLIDVVLGLIDPRTLGGATHG, from the coding sequence GTGACCTCGATCCCCGCCCCGGGCGATTCCACGCAGCACATCGCCACCATCACTCGCGCGAGCGGGCATCGGTTCGCCTGGCTCCGCTCCGACTGGGCCGCGTTCGCCATCCGGCGACTCGGCGGTCTGGTGCTCTCGCTCTCGCTGCTGGTGATCGTCACCTTCCTGATCGTGCCGCTGATCCCGGGCGATCCGGCGGTGGCGATGCTCGGCACGAACGCCACCCCCGAGGCGGTTGCGGCGCTCCGGATGCGCCTCGGCCTCGACGATCCGCTGTGGCTGCAGTTCGTGCACTTCCTGGGCAACATCGTCCAGGGGGAGTTCGGGTCATCCTTCCGGTACGGGGTGCCCGTCTCCGACATCATCGCCACCAAACTGCCCTACACCGCACTGCTCGCGCTCGGCTCGATCGTCATCGTGATCGTCGTGGCGATCCCGCTCGGCATGCTCGTCGGCGTGCTGACCCGGGGCGGCCGCCGGAGCGCACTCGGCACCGCCTTCGGCGCCACCGCCGGCTTCCTCGCGTCGTTCCCCGCGTACGTCGCCGGTACGGTGCTCGTGATCGTCTTCGCGATCGGCCTCAAGGTGCTGCCCGCGGGCGGGGTGGATGCCGCAGGGTTCTGGGTGCTCCCGATGCTCGCCCTCGCGCTCGGACCGACCTTCGCCGTCGCACGCGTGGTGCGGCAGGAGACCTACAGTGTGCTGCAGCAGGACTTCATGCGGACCGCGAAGGGGCACCGGTTGCGCGCGATCCGGCTCTATCTCGTGCACGCGCTGCCCAACCTCATGGCGAGCACGCTCACCCTCACCGGACTGATCCTGGCCGGCCTCATCGGCGGCACGATCATCATCGAGACCGTGTTCTCGTACCCCGGTCTCGGGCTCGAGGTCGTGCAGTCCATCATCTACAAGGACTACCCCACCATCCAGGGCATCATCCTGGTCATCGGCCTGCTCGCGATCCTCGTGAATCTGCTGATCGACGTGGTGCTCGGGCTGATCGATCCCCGCACGCTCGGAGGAGCCACCCATGGTTAG
- a CDS encoding amidase: MITPTSSALDIAAAIRSGAVSPVEVADMYLDRIDARNDEVNAIVWLDREDALRRARESEARLRSGSDVRPFEGVPIPVKDLSSVAGQPNTMSSLSISETPATETDIDVRLLEEAGFVLLGRSNSPEFGPLTASENARHGKTRNPWDLEFTSGGSSGGASAAVAAGFAPIGHASDGGGSIRVPSSVTGLVGLKPSRGRVPAEVRGWEHSTTSGVITRTVADSAAALDVLSPFDPLAWYSAPAPARPFAREVGADPGRLRIGLLLQSPSGLPVDPENIAAAEAAARALEALGHVVEPVSPFLFTPEAGKGFVDVVISASVFASPYEDVEKVDPYIRYRIEQAKSYHSGEYAALAGQLQWETRQVNAQFGRDFDLLLTPTMATATPRVGVVYDEANETPAAPRLTEARQVTFTAWVNIAGLPAISLPVHVDDRGLPVGAQLVAGPFDEATLIRVAAQLEPVFDWPNRLAPGVEEGRP; this comes from the coding sequence ATGATCACCCCCACCAGCTCCGCGCTCGACATCGCCGCCGCCATCCGCTCCGGAGCGGTGAGCCCCGTCGAAGTCGCCGACATGTATCTCGACCGGATCGACGCCCGCAACGACGAGGTGAACGCGATCGTCTGGCTCGACCGCGAAGACGCGCTGCGGCGCGCACGGGAGTCCGAGGCCAGGCTGCGCTCCGGATCGGACGTCCGTCCGTTCGAGGGTGTGCCGATCCCGGTCAAGGACCTCAGCAGCGTCGCCGGGCAGCCCAACACCATGTCCTCGCTCTCCATCTCGGAGACCCCGGCGACCGAGACCGACATCGACGTGCGTCTGCTCGAGGAGGCGGGCTTCGTGCTCCTCGGACGGTCGAACTCCCCGGAGTTCGGTCCGCTCACCGCCTCCGAGAACGCCCGTCACGGCAAGACCCGGAACCCCTGGGACCTCGAGTTCACGTCGGGCGGTTCGAGCGGGGGCGCGAGTGCGGCGGTCGCCGCGGGCTTCGCCCCCATCGGGCACGCCTCCGACGGCGGCGGCTCGATCCGGGTCCCGTCGAGTGTCACGGGGCTCGTCGGACTGAAGCCGAGCCGCGGCCGTGTGCCCGCGGAGGTGCGCGGTTGGGAGCACTCCACCACCTCCGGGGTGATCACCCGCACCGTCGCCGACAGCGCGGCGGCGCTCGATGTGCTCTCGCCCTTCGACCCGCTCGCCTGGTACTCGGCTCCGGCCCCCGCGCGCCCGTTCGCCCGCGAGGTGGGCGCGGATCCGGGCCGACTCCGGATCGGTCTGCTCCTCCAGAGTCCCTCGGGCCTGCCCGTCGACCCCGAGAACATTGCAGCCGCGGAGGCGGCCGCCCGCGCGCTCGAGGCTCTCGGGCACGTCGTCGAGCCGGTGTCGCCGTTCCTCTTCACCCCCGAGGCGGGCAAGGGGTTCGTCGACGTGGTGATCAGCGCGAGTGTGTTCGCCTCGCCCTACGAGGACGTCGAGAAGGTCGACCCCTACATCCGCTACCGGATCGAGCAGGCGAAGTCGTACCACTCGGGCGAGTACGCGGCCCTCGCCGGCCAATTGCAGTGGGAGACCCGGCAGGTGAACGCCCAGTTCGGGCGCGATTTCGACCTGCTGCTCACCCCGACCATGGCGACCGCGACCCCGCGGGTGGGGGTCGTCTACGACGAGGCCAACGAGACCCCCGCCGCTCCCCGCCTCACGGAGGCGCGGCAGGTCACCTTCACCGCCTGGGTGAACATCGCGGGCCTGCCCGCCATCTCGCTGCCGGTGCACGTCGACGACCGCGGCCTGCCCGTCGGTGCGCAGCTCGTGGCCGGCCCGTTCGACGAGGCCACGCTCATCCGGGTCGCCGCGCAGCTCGAGCCCGTGTTCGACTGGCCGAACCGCCTCGCGCCGGGAGTCGAGGAGGGCAGGCCGTGA
- a CDS encoding ABC transporter substrate-binding protein, with amino-acid sequence MKRSIIRGGAVAAVAVLALSACSAGGGDTGEGAEFTPTDTIRTTLDIPATFNPMVGLSLPDFVLARQSFDTLVRKDESGLVPGLAASWESTPTSATFTLRDGATCSDGAPITATTVKNSLDAFANSGGSVVAQAFGSQVPTIVADDTAGTVDIALASPWPTMVQALSISATGIVCAPGLADPEGLAAGHVEGAESGPYIQTAAEPGVRYTYELRDDYELWPEWTSEVAGEPAKNLEFVISPDTSATTNLVLDGQLDIAKIMPESMSRFEGQSGYEVSPFLFSDFYLLFNEREGSPFVDQEARTAVAQLINRADFDSTTSQGTGELATTLANSTALCVTGDDGALIPEDPAAAAEVLQGMKIRFVAPQIVGTNGAGNTYLQEVLRAAGAEVELDNVDVGTWISTVFTEPDAWDMTIYADLNFVGSLSNPLDNFRGPGILEGGPNIGGTNAPEAAALFEESLSAADETERCNLVNEAADSLIGDAHAVPLITDSFIYAQRPGFQVSMLGGSLDDHLFRIVG; translated from the coding sequence ATGAAACGATCGATCATCCGAGGCGGCGCGGTCGCGGCCGTCGCCGTGCTCGCCTTGAGCGCGTGCAGCGCGGGCGGCGGTGACACCGGCGAGGGCGCCGAGTTCACCCCGACCGACACGATCCGCACCACCCTCGACATCCCCGCCACGTTCAACCCGATGGTCGGGCTCTCGCTCCCCGACTTCGTGCTCGCACGGCAGAGCTTCGACACGCTCGTCCGCAAGGACGAGAGCGGTCTCGTGCCGGGCCTCGCGGCGAGCTGGGAGTCGACGCCTACCTCCGCGACCTTTACACTGCGCGACGGCGCCACCTGCTCCGACGGCGCCCCCATCACCGCGACCACCGTCAAGAACTCGCTCGACGCCTTCGCGAACAGCGGCGGCTCCGTCGTCGCCCAGGCCTTCGGTTCGCAGGTGCCGACGATCGTCGCCGACGACACCGCGGGCACCGTCGATATCGCGCTCGCGTCGCCCTGGCCGACGATGGTGCAGGCGCTCTCGATCTCGGCCACCGGCATCGTCTGCGCGCCCGGTCTCGCCGACCCCGAGGGGCTCGCGGCGGGTCACGTCGAGGGTGCCGAGTCCGGGCCGTACATCCAGACCGCGGCCGAGCCCGGCGTCCGCTACACCTACGAACTGCGCGATGACTACGAGCTGTGGCCCGAGTGGACCTCCGAGGTCGCGGGCGAACCGGCCAAGAACCTCGAATTCGTGATCTCCCCGGACACCTCGGCGACGACCAACCTGGTGCTCGACGGCCAGCTCGACATCGCGAAGATCATGCCCGAGTCGATGAGCCGCTTCGAGGGCCAGTCGGGCTACGAGGTGAGCCCCTTCCTCTTCAGCGACTTCTACCTGCTCTTCAACGAGCGGGAGGGTAGCCCGTTCGTCGACCAGGAGGCCCGCACCGCGGTCGCGCAGCTGATCAACCGCGCGGACTTCGACTCGACCACCTCGCAGGGCACCGGCGAGCTCGCGACCACCCTCGCCAACTCGACCGCGCTCTGCGTCACGGGTGACGACGGGGCGCTGATCCCCGAGGATCCCGCCGCCGCGGCCGAGGTGCTGCAGGGCATGAAGATCCGCTTCGTCGCCCCGCAGATCGTGGGCACGAACGGCGCCGGCAACACGTACCTCCAGGAGGTGCTGCGCGCCGCCGGAGCGGAGGTCGAGCTCGACAACGTCGACGTCGGCACCTGGATCTCCACCGTGTTCACCGAACCTGACGCGTGGGACATGACGATCTACGCCGACCTCAACTTCGTCGGCTCCCTCTCGAACCCGCTCGACAACTTCCGCGGGCCCGGGATCCTCGAGGGCGGACCGAACATCGGTGGCACGAACGCGCCCGAGGCCGCGGCCCTGTTCGAGGAGTCGCTCTCCGCAGCGGATGAGACCGAACGCTGCAACCTCGTCAACGAGGCCGCGGACTCGCTCATCGGAGACGCGCACGCGGTGCCGCTCATCACCGACTCGTTCATCTACGCGCAGCGGCCCGGGTTCCAGGTGTCGATGCTCGGTGGATCGCTCGACGATCACCTCTTCCGCATCGTCGGCTAA
- a CDS encoding DUF3237 family protein, with translation MTSTPPLPQLQFSFTIVAEVDPGLPIDRRTDESLEIIPITGGRVTGAISGEVQPGGADWCLYRNDGAFNVEARYWIRTDDGDIVDVVNVGRISPGSSPDAVDGIFMSTPQFRTTAPALQWLTQRVFIGRAEAFGTHTTIDVFEVIS, from the coding sequence ATGACTTCCACGCCCCCGCTGCCCCAACTGCAGTTCTCGTTCACGATCGTCGCCGAGGTCGATCCCGGCCTGCCGATCGACCGGCGCACCGACGAGTCGCTCGAGATCATCCCGATCACGGGCGGTCGCGTCACCGGCGCGATCTCAGGCGAGGTGCAGCCGGGCGGAGCCGACTGGTGCCTGTACCGCAACGACGGCGCCTTCAATGTCGAGGCCCGCTACTGGATTCGCACCGACGACGGCGACATCGTCGATGTCGTGAATGTTGGGCGCATCAGCCCGGGATCCAGCCCCGACGCGGTCGATGGGATCTTCATGTCGACCCCGCAGTTCCGCACCACCGCCCCCGCGCTGCAGTGGCTCACGCAGCGCGTCTTCATCGGCCGCGCCGAGGCCTTCGGCACGCACACGACCATCGACGTCTTCGAGGTCATCTCCTAG
- a CDS encoding M24 family metallopeptidase produces MTSAVTDRITQIPVSELKDRISRIRDQMRARGIDVLLVAGLQDIFNRGHVRYVSNLGGGGMIVLPLEGNLTHFIHPVLAGSPKIDKVGDIREFIDVRPFGDGAYGFANDSVGLIERMAVRGKVGYVGGSAIGVSVYNALRAAVGEDRIVDASDIFWKLRAVKSPNEIELMRRSAAIADDCYDMLTELVAPGVSDYTVYAETKKFLFEHESPYSLEVIDADGPFLNFDRNPTGDVLESGGTLFMEITPGYGGYYAQLPVSMPVDELSPDLKRLAAAWHEGFTLGESMLRPGAVVSDVSKAMRARIAEHGAINPFSHGHAIGLDVSDGWVLGDQSDVPLEVGMTMAVHPAALTEIGGAGFTAGYTYLITEDGAERLSRHNFYYGW; encoded by the coding sequence ATGACCTCTGCGGTAACCGATCGAATCACCCAGATCCCCGTCTCCGAACTCAAGGACCGGATCAGCAGGATCCGTGACCAGATGCGCGCCCGGGGCATCGATGTGCTGCTCGTCGCGGGGCTGCAGGACATCTTCAACCGAGGCCACGTGCGCTACGTCTCGAATCTCGGCGGCGGCGGCATGATCGTGTTGCCGCTCGAGGGGAATCTGACGCACTTCATCCACCCGGTGCTCGCGGGCTCACCAAAGATCGACAAGGTGGGGGATATTCGGGAGTTCATCGACGTCCGCCCGTTCGGTGATGGCGCGTACGGCTTTGCGAACGACTCCGTCGGGCTCATCGAGCGGATGGCCGTGAGGGGCAAGGTCGGCTACGTCGGGGGATCGGCGATCGGAGTGAGCGTGTACAACGCGCTTCGGGCCGCGGTCGGGGAGGATCGCATCGTCGACGCGAGCGACATCTTCTGGAAGCTGCGAGCGGTGAAGAGCCCCAACGAGATCGAGCTCATGCGGAGATCCGCGGCGATCGCGGACGATTGCTACGACATGCTGACCGAGCTCGTTGCGCCCGGGGTGAGCGACTACACGGTGTACGCGGAAACGAAGAAGTTCCTCTTCGAGCACGAATCGCCGTACTCCCTCGAGGTCATCGACGCGGACGGACCGTTCCTGAACTTCGATCGGAACCCGACGGGCGACGTGCTCGAATCCGGAGGCACCCTGTTCATGGAGATCACCCCGGGCTATGGAGGCTACTACGCGCAATTGCCCGTCTCGATGCCGGTCGACGAGCTGAGCCCGGATCTGAAGCGACTCGCTGCGGCGTGGCATGAGGGGTTCACGCTCGGTGAATCGATGCTGCGACCTGGTGCAGTGGTATCGGACGTGTCGAAGGCGATGCGGGCGCGGATCGCGGAGCACGGCGCCATCAACCCGTTCTCGCACGGTCACGCCATCGGGCTGGACGTGTCTGACGGCTGGGTGCTCGGAGACCAGAGCGATGTCCCGTTGGAGGTCGGAATGACCATGGCGGTGCATCCGGCGGCGCTCACCGAAATCGGAGGAGCCGGATTCACGGCCGGATACACCTACCTCATCACCGAGGATGGCGCGGAACGGCTGAGCCGGCACAACTTCTATTACGGCTGGTAG
- a CDS encoding zinc-binding dehydrogenase, translated as MQVTAQAAVVERLNGRFEVQEVAFDRPIAREVLVEVRAAGLCHSDLNVAGIDRGRSLPLIAGHELAGVVVEVGPEVRGLRVGDHVIGTEVRACGTCARCASGRPTLCEIPDSLERDPRERPRVTRGGDAVHTLGVSAFAGVSLADERQFVAVPAELPFPQASLLACGITTGLGAVDNVARVQEGETVAVFGLGGVGLSIVIGAVLAGARTVIAIDIDPAKLELARRLGATHVVTAADGETTERMRAVAGSGVDHTFDAVGIPEVTISAIASTARGGTCYLIGIPKPGPALAIDTMRDLIGAQRGIRGVYMGGTVPCRDLPRYASLALEGRLPLDLLISERIGIAEINRAYAEPANGGARAVITDFSAPES; from the coding sequence ATGCAGGTGACGGCTCAAGCGGCGGTCGTGGAGCGGCTGAACGGTCGCTTCGAGGTCCAGGAGGTGGCATTCGACCGACCGATCGCGCGGGAAGTGCTCGTGGAGGTGCGCGCAGCGGGGCTCTGCCACTCGGACCTCAACGTGGCCGGCATCGATCGGGGGAGATCGCTCCCGCTCATCGCCGGGCACGAACTTGCCGGGGTGGTCGTGGAGGTCGGCCCCGAGGTTCGCGGTCTGCGTGTTGGCGATCATGTGATCGGCACGGAGGTGCGCGCGTGCGGCACCTGCGCTCGCTGCGCCTCGGGGCGGCCGACGCTGTGTGAGATCCCCGACAGCCTCGAACGCGATCCGCGTGAACGACCACGGGTGACCCGAGGAGGCGACGCGGTGCACACGCTCGGAGTGTCGGCCTTCGCGGGTGTATCTCTCGCTGATGAACGCCAATTCGTCGCCGTTCCGGCCGAGCTCCCCTTCCCGCAGGCGAGCCTGCTGGCATGCGGGATCACGACCGGTCTCGGTGCCGTGGACAACGTGGCGAGAGTGCAGGAGGGCGAGACGGTCGCGGTGTTCGGGCTCGGCGGGGTCGGGTTGAGCATTGTCATCGGCGCGGTTCTCGCGGGCGCACGAACCGTCATCGCGATCGACATCGACCCGGCGAAGCTCGAACTCGCCCGGCGGTTGGGGGCAACGCACGTCGTGACGGCCGCCGACGGCGAGACCACTGAGCGCATGCGCGCGGTTGCCGGGTCCGGGGTCGACCACACCTTCGACGCCGTCGGGATCCCGGAGGTCACCATCAGCGCGATCGCGAGTACTGCCAGGGGTGGTACCTGCTATCTGATCGGGATCCCGAAGCCCGGCCCAGCGCTCGCCATCGACACGATGCGCGACCTCATCGGAGCGCAGCGCGGGATCCGCGGGGTCTACATGGGAGGAACGGTGCCCTGCCGAGACCTCCCGCGATATGCGTCTCTCGCGCTCGAAGGACGCCTCCCATTGGACCTGCTCATCTCCGAGCGCATCGGCATCGCCGAGATCAACCGCGCATACGCGGAGCCCGCTAACGGCGGCGCTCGAGCCGTCATCACTGACTTCTCGGCCCCCGAGTCCTGA
- a CDS encoding LysR family transcriptional regulator, whose protein sequence is MSQQPMKFRLPNVTAKQLLHFVVAAESGKLAEAGRTLRMAPSAISHSIDQLEATLGVQLCVRHKAKGLVLTSSGEAALTVARNLLTDLNDFETLFGSEGYSNSGRIIVGCSTPIAPKMLPTTHSDFALKFPNATVAFLEEHHAVLQEQLLQGRLDLAFMYDIDLDHRLERIPLMTMTPRVLLPVDHPLAGPDTPAVLSLEMVADEPFVIFGGTPMYERYLKLFAAEGITPNIAYTCRSMATLRSFVGRGTNLGLQFENYGLAMSVDGLEVVAKPLAAGAEQSVSICIALPRDSKPSVLSREWIVSAREMFGGGAEAADAHV, encoded by the coding sequence ATGAGCCAGCAGCCGATGAAGTTCCGCCTTCCGAACGTCACCGCAAAGCAATTGCTCCATTTCGTCGTCGCAGCGGAGTCCGGGAAACTCGCCGAGGCCGGCCGCACCCTGCGCATGGCACCCTCTGCGATCTCGCACTCCATCGATCAGTTGGAAGCCACCCTCGGCGTGCAACTCTGCGTGCGGCACAAGGCCAAGGGGCTCGTTCTCACGTCGTCGGGCGAGGCCGCGTTGACGGTCGCCCGCAATCTGCTCACCGACTTGAACGACTTCGAGACCCTGTTCGGAAGCGAGGGATACAGCAATTCCGGCCGAATCATCGTCGGCTGCAGCACCCCTATCGCCCCGAAGATGCTGCCGACGACCCACAGCGACTTCGCGCTCAAGTTCCCCAACGCGACCGTCGCGTTCCTCGAGGAGCACCACGCGGTCCTCCAGGAGCAACTGCTGCAGGGGCGTCTCGATCTCGCGTTCATGTACGACATCGACCTCGATCATCGTCTGGAGCGCATTCCGCTGATGACGATGACTCCCCGGGTCCTGTTGCCGGTCGATCACCCGCTGGCCGGGCCTGACACACCCGCAGTGCTGTCGCTCGAGATGGTGGCCGACGAACCCTTCGTGATCTTCGGCGGCACGCCGATGTACGAGCGCTACCTCAAGCTCTTCGCCGCCGAAGGGATCACCCCGAACATCGCCTACACCTGCCGCAGCATGGCCACCCTGCGTTCCTTCGTGGGCCGCGGCACCAATTTGGGCCTGCAGTTCGAGAACTACGGTCTCGCGATGTCCGTCGACGGCCTGGAGGTCGTGGCCAAACCGCTCGCTGCCGGCGCCGAGCAGTCGGTCAGCATCTGCATCGCACTGCCACGGGATTCGAAGCCGAGTGTGCTCAGCCGGGAGTGGATCGTCTCGGCGAGAGAGATGTTCGGCGGCGGAGCCGAGGCCGCCGATGCTCACGTATGA
- a CDS encoding zinc-binding dehydrogenase, giving the protein MTATAAVLHEFGGPLQIEEIRFDELERHEVRIRVRASGICRSDLTVAATNHGFPVPLLLGHEVSGVVEEVGAGVQGLSVGDHVVGCPVNHCGRCDSCRSGRPFQCSNHGATQRAAGLPARVTSGGSPATQFIGIGGFATHAVLHENLVVRVPAEVPFEIACLLGCGVSTGLGAVLNTARVQHGDSVLVVGCGGVGLNAIQGARLAGARRIIGLDTNDAALDLALQLGATDVVNAREDDPVARVRAANGGEGVSHAFEVIGLPQTLDTALDALRTGGQVYLVGVQKPDAVLGIPFRHFFAQKSVHGVAMGSSIPHLHIPEYADLYLQGRLQLEPLVANRIALHEVNDGFERLRRGGVARSVIVFD; this is encoded by the coding sequence ATGACTGCAACCGCAGCCGTGCTGCACGAGTTCGGCGGGCCGCTCCAGATCGAGGAGATCCGATTCGATGAGCTCGAGCGTCACGAGGTGCGCATCCGAGTGCGGGCGAGCGGTATCTGCCGCAGCGACCTGACCGTCGCCGCGACGAACCACGGGTTTCCCGTGCCGCTCCTGCTCGGGCATGAGGTTTCCGGCGTGGTCGAGGAGGTCGGGGCCGGGGTGCAGGGGCTGAGCGTCGGCGACCACGTCGTGGGCTGCCCCGTCAACCATTGCGGACGGTGCGACTCGTGTCGTTCGGGGCGACCGTTCCAGTGCTCGAACCACGGGGCGACGCAGCGTGCGGCGGGGCTCCCGGCTCGGGTGACGTCCGGCGGATCTCCCGCAACCCAGTTCATCGGGATCGGCGGGTTCGCGACCCACGCCGTGCTGCACGAGAACCTCGTCGTACGCGTTCCTGCGGAGGTCCCGTTCGAGATCGCCTGCCTGCTCGGGTGCGGGGTGTCGACGGGGCTGGGAGCCGTACTGAACACCGCTCGCGTGCAGCACGGCGACTCGGTGCTCGTGGTCGGATGCGGCGGGGTCGGGTTGAACGCCATCCAGGGAGCGAGGCTCGCCGGTGCTCGGCGGATCATCGGGCTCGACACGAACGATGCAGCGCTCGACCTGGCCCTGCAACTCGGAGCCACCGACGTCGTCAACGCGCGCGAGGACGATCCCGTCGCGAGGGTGCGTGCGGCGAACGGCGGCGAGGGGGTCTCGCACGCATTCGAAGTCATCGGGCTACCTCAGACGCTCGACACCGCCCTGGACGCGCTCCGCACCGGAGGTCAGGTCTATCTCGTGGGGGTGCAGAAGCCTGACGCTGTGCTCGGGATCCCGTTCCGCCACTTCTTCGCGCAGAAGTCGGTGCACGGCGTCGCGATGGGATCCTCGATCCCCCATCTGCATATCCCCGAATACGCCGATCTCTATCTGCAAGGGCGGCTGCAACTCGAGCCGCTCGTTGCCAACCGCATCGCACTGCACGAGGTGAATGATGGGTTCGAGAGACTTCGCCGAGGTGGGGTCGCCCGCTCAGTCATCGTCTTCGATTGA